gatggccacttttactatattaatctttccAATCCATGAGGTCGGAAGATCTattcatcttctgaggtcttcttcgaattatttcttcagagacttgaagttcttgtcataaagataTTCCATTTGTTTGCTTAGAGTCatagcaagatattttatattgtttgtgattattgtgaaggatgttgtttccctaatatctttttcaacctgtttatcctttgagtataggaaggctactggttcatttgagttaattttatgtctggccaattgctgaagttgtttattaggtttaggagttctctggtggagtttttggggtcactttaGTATACTACCTTATCacctgcaaacagtgatattttgacttattccttttcaatttgtatccctttcaagtctttttgttgtctaactgctctagctagaacttcaagtattatattgaataggtagggagagagagagcagctttgtctagtccctgattttagtgtgattgcttcaagtttctccccatttagtttgttgttggctactggtttgccgtATATTACTTTTACTATCTCTACTTATGGGTCTTGAATACCTGATCTtcccaagatttttatcatgaatggattttgaattttttcggatgttttttcagcatctagtgaaatgtttgtgtggtttttttctttagagtttgtttatgtagtggattacactgatggatttcagtatattgaaccatccaggCATCCCTGAGGGAAAGCCTACTTGaacatgatggatgatcattttgatatgctCTTGGACTCATctggtgagaattttattgagtatttgtgcatcaatattcataagggaaattggtctgaagttcttaatgtttgttgggtttttgtgagGTTTttgtatcagtgtaactgtggcttcatagaatgaattgggtagtgttcattctgtttctgttttgtagaatGGATTGAATATTTGTATGAGgggttctttgaaggtctgatagaattctgcactaaacccatctggtcctgggcttttttggttgagagacttttaatgatgcttctatttctttaggagctatgggactgtttagatcatttttcagatcctgatttaactttgatattctacatatgtctagaaaattgtccatttcatccagatttcccacttttgttgaatataggcttttgtagtaaggatccgatgatttttttttttttaatttcctcagtttctgttgttatgtctcccttttaatttctcattttgttaatttggatactgtctctgtgttctCTGATTAGTATGGCTAAGGGCTATCTGGTTAGTATGGCTATCtcgttgattttctaaaagaaccagctcctggttttgttgattctttgtatagttctttttgtttctaattggttgattttagtccttagtttgattattccctgccctctactcctcttgggtgtattttcttctttttgtactagagctttcagatgtgctgttaagcggctagtgtatgctttctacattctctttttggagtcactcagatctatgagttttcctcttagcactgctttcattgtgacccataagtttgggcatattttaccttcattttcataatattttaaaaggtctttaatttctttatttcttttttgaccaTGTTaccattgagtagagggttgttgaGCTTCAATGTGTATGTTGTTGAGCTtcaatgtgtatgtgggctttctgttgtttttgttgctattgaagaccagccttaatccatggtgatctgatcagatgtatgggattatttcaatcttcttatatttgTTAAGGTATGTTTTGTcattgattatatggtcaatttttgagtaggtaccatgaggtgctgagaagaaggtatattcttttgttttaggatgaaatgttctgtaaatatctgttaagtccatctggtttataacttctgttagtttcactgtgtctatgtttagttcctgtttccatgatttgtctgttgatgagagtggggtgttgaagtctcccactattattgtgtgaggtacaatgtgtgctttgaactttagtaacgtttcttttatgaatgtgggtgcccttgcatttggaacatagatgttcaaaattgagagttcttcttggtagatttttcctttgatgagtatgaagtgtccttccttgtcttttttgataacttttggttgaaactcAATTTTATCCAATAtgtgaatggctactccagcttgtttcatggaaccatttgcttggaaagttgttttctagatctttcctctgaggtagtatctatttTTGACACTGAGAtgcatttcttgtatgcagcaacaTGCTGGATCCCATTTACATGTACaatatgttagtctatgtctttttattggggaattgagtccattgatgttaagagatattaatcaGTAgtggttgttgcttcctgttatatttgatgttacttttacatttgtgtggctatcttcttttgggtttgttgaaagaagactaatttcttgctttttgtagggtttagtgttcctctttgtgttggtgttttccatctattattctttgaatggttggatttgtggaaagatattatgtaaactTTTTTTACCATGTAATatcttggtttccccatctatggtaattgatagttttgctgggtataatagcctgggctggcatttgtgttcttttagggtctgtattagATTTGCCCagcaggatcttctagctttcatagtttctggtgagaagtctgatgcaattctgataggtctacctttatatgttacttgacattttttcctttactgcttttaatatcctttgttttgtgcacttggtgttttgactattatgtgaagaGAGGAATATTCTTGCCcaatctgtttggagttctgtaggtttattgtatgtttatgtgcatctctttctttaggatagTGACATTTTCTTGtataaatttgttgaagacatttactggccctttaagttgggcatcttcactctcttctatatctattatccttaggttttgtcttattattgtgtcatggattttctggattttttggattAAGTGTtttttacattttccattttcttttactgttgtatCACTGTTTTCTacggtatcttctgcacctgagattctatctcttCTTTACTGTTGATGATATTTGCATtgatgactcctgatctctttgctaggttttctatctccatggttgtctccctttgtgagttctttactgtttttatttccaattttagattctggattgttttgttcaattccttcagctgtttgtttgtgttttcctgtaattctttaaaggatttctcTGCTTACTCTTAAGGGGTTCTACCTTTTTACttgtgttctcatgtatttctttaaggaagttatttatgtccttctaaagtcctctatcatcattatgagatgtgattttaaatcagtgtcttgcttttctggtgtgttgcaGTAGCTAGGGCTcattgtggtgggagaactgagttctaatgatgccaagtacccttgttttctgttgcttatgtctttgaccttgcctcttgccatccaGAAgtatcctgtccccagctgttccttggttcctgtgttgtTATGGCTCTGTGCAGGTCTCTCTCAGGCCAGGGatttgaacagaagtggtggtcttgcCTTTGCTCACAAGCTTGTTCGCACTCCTTAGAGGCTTtctctctcctggcagtatttaGGTATGaagtgctgtggcacagggttaGCTCTGGGAGCAGAGAGAGACTGGAAGGCTCTTGTCCAAGGCTGCTCCTCGGTTCCTGGGTCCTGAGGGTTCCTGgagggttcctctgagcagcagtggtggtcttacctgcacTCACAAGCTTGTCTGCACTTTTGAGAAGCTAGCTCTCTCCCAGCAGTATTTGAGTATGTATCACTGTGGCAGGGGATCAGTTCTGGGAGATTTGGTACAGAATCCTgttaatttattctattttatttttatttatttatttgcaaaagAACTTTTTAAATTAGGAACTCAATCCATTTGCTGTATTTTAAAGGTGCAGTACTTTCCATTTTTCAATGAAAGAAGTTAGAAATTTTCCTCCTCGCCAAATCAGCAAATGGCAAACAAACACCCTTGAAAGTCACAGTCACATATAGAGTGCATCCTAGAAAGAGGGGTGAGACAGCTTCCACCCACCTTCATGAGTTTCATCAAAGACTGGATCCACTCAAAGGTGGAGAGAAAAGGCAACTTTCAAAAAGGAGTATGTTGTTAATCGAGGCATTTCTATACTCCTTCCTAAGAGCACCAGATGGGGGTATATTTGCTAAACTAGAcctagggagtggaatgtggaaATAATCTGTCCTCTTCCCCCACAGGCTGTCTTATggttaacaaattttaaaatacaagtcTAAGAAACAACCCCATACATGCCCCAATAGGAGAGAAGGgttgaggaaaaacaaaacaaaacaaaaacagaagacacTAAGATGCCCCAGATTACTCTCCAAAATGGAACCAGGGAGCAGCTTTGACAATTTGAATTAGTCTGTTACAGTCAATGCAAGCATGCTtgcttttaaacaaaacaaaacaaaacctttgtgGGGGATGTttgttggtttaaaaaaaaaaacaaggaaaacaaagagTAGCACTCATTGCTTTCCAGACAATACATAATTATTCAAAATTAACTAATACTGGAAGGGCAAGGAGGGGCCATACTAATGGGCATTGTCTCATATGAGTGCATGTGGGTAGGTGCAGGGTATTTGTCATTATTGcagaaacaaattttaatttttaatctttagtTTGATTTAAATATTGCTTTTAGTATGACAACACCAGCTGTGCAGAAAGGGCTCTGGAGATGCGTTCATAGCAGCATGTACCTGCTGCTCTCCTTTGGTTCTGGAGGCTCCAGGGCAGCCAATATTGCTTCATCAAACACATCCTTTAGGCCTTTCTGTGTGAGGGCAGAGCACTCCACATACTTGACAGCCTTCAGATCCCATGGCAGCTTTTCAGCAGTCTCTGGAGTAAtaggctttgctttgtttttggcaAGTTTCTCAATAATAGAGGTGTCATCTCTGAGATCAATTTGGGTCCCAACAAGCAAGAAAGGAGTCTTTAAACAGTGGACAGTTATCTCAGGCACCcacttttctttcacattttcaaGTGAGGATGGAGAGACCACTGAGAAACATACTAGAAAAACGTCTGTCTGTGGAAAACTGAGCGGTCATAGTCTGTCATAATCCTCTTGCCCTGTAGTATCAAAAAGTCCAAGAGTGTATGGCTTTCCACCAGTCATAACTGTGACTGCATAGCTGTCAAAAATctcagcttctccactggggagtTGGCAGcactcaaatttatttttattaatatctaTTTACACAGTATGTGTTGATCAGTCATTGCaaatttgatttgaatttcctcaTTGTATTCCATTAATTAATGGTGATGTTGAGCCTGATTTTGTAcacattttaaacatctgaattgTGCCTAGGAAATTGATTCACGTGTAGAAcccatttgtcatttgttttatgtttcagtatttttcaaatatactttcaatgtttttattggatatgtgGGTAAGCCACTGTTTAATAATGCATAATACTGTTTCCTTGTATTGAACTCTGTTATTAGCTTCTATCAGAGGCTCACAGCCTTCTTCAAATCCAGGTGTAGCAGGTCCCAACATTCTGCCCTTGCTAGCTCTCATCTCACATGCAACcaaccccagcactcacacataatgaaaaagaaagtaaaaactaaaagtcaatatttttatacattttgagTATTGAAGCCCTTTTTCTACACATGATTTTTAAGTATCTGTTATTTCTTTTAATGAATTTAGAATTCCATTTCTTGTGAATTTCAGAAATAATAGCATATCTTAAAACTTCTTTTGGAAATTTTATTCAATCATCAACCCCAAATTATTGTGTTTGTTCAAAAGAAATGACACTGATGTTCATTTTCGGGAGCTATTTGTGACAGGGTTTTGCTTTTATAGCATTGACTTCCCTGATACTTACAATGTGGACCAGGTTAGACTCAAATTCATACCTCTATCTGCCTCTATATCTTGATTGTTATTTTATAGAACATGTAGCACCTTTTCCAGTGAAAACATAAGTCTTCAATAAGTACTTCTAAATCTTTCCATTTAATAATAGAGGATatttgctttaataaagaggAATGTTTAGACATTCTTCCTCAAggggaaatgtatataaatacaataaagtgataaatatattattttagttAACAATATGAAGTAATGCACACTTATACTGTATTACTCCAGTCTCAGatcaataataaaattattttcttctttaataggAATCAGGATGGcttttgaaaatattgtacttggaattttcctcttcttccagaTTGCCATGGGAATAATTGGCAATTCTTTAATACTAGTTTATTATGTCAGTTTGAAACTCACTGGAAAATATTTAATGCCCAAAGACCTGATCATAGAGCACTTGACTTTTGCCAATTGCCTGTTCATCATCTCAAAAGGTATTCCACAGACACTGTCAAATTATGGATATAAAAATTTCCTAGATGACTTTGGATGTAAATTGATAATATATGCTTATCGAATAACAAGAGGGATGTCCCTTTATGCTATGTGTCTATTGTGTTGCTTCCAAGCAATCACAATCAGCCCCAACTATTCCAGATGGATGATGTTTAAACACAGAGCCACCAAGTACCTTGGTCCCTCCTGCTCACTTTGCTGGCTTGTAcaactatttctaaacatattGGCTGCAGCAAGAGTGTCAGGTCCCCATTACAACAAAAATACTATTAACAGGATGCATCTTGGGTACTGTTCATCGTTTGCTTCAGGCAACTTTGCAACTGCGCTGTATTTATTCTTGCTGTGCTTCTGTGATGGACTGTGTCTGGGTCTCATGGCCTATTCAAGTGTCTCCATGGTGAGTATTCTCTACAGACATAAGAAACAAGTCAAACATATCCACAGTGCTCAGCACTTTTTAAAAGTCTCTCCTGAAGACAGAGCCACACAGACTATCCTCATCCTGGTGTGCACATTTGTCCTATCTTACTTATACTCCTCTATTTTGATAATCTTTACAACCTACTCCAAATATCCAATGCTATGGGTGGTAAGTATATTTAcatttctagaaatatgttttcctATATTTTGCCCCTTTGTTCTCATCAGCAGCATGAAGTCTAGGTCCAGCATACTTTTGCCTTGCTTTGGTAAGAGATAGCTTTCTCAAAGAATAAGATGAAGCCTCATTGTCTGACCTTTATTATGTATTGGTGTATGCTGTTATCTGTTGTGCAATGCTATGACattatcttaaaaatataaagctTTCTATAACTCACTTAGATATTATGTAGTATCAtcaatagtttttcttttttatttctttttcttattttttattaccgAGTatgctttttattagatattttcttcatttacatttcaaatactatcccgaaagtcccctatacactcccccccactctgctccccaacccacacactcctgcttcctggccctggcatttttctgcactggggcatataagctgactaggccatcttctgctacatatgcagttagagaaacgagttctgggggtactggttaattcatattgttgttcctcctatagggttgccgaccccttcagttccttgggtactttctctagcttctccattgggggtcctgtgttccatccaatatgattgtgagcatccatttctgtatttgctaggcactagcatagcctagtttttcttttttaatcatatGATATGTTTACAGTATTTATTAGCCAATAATTATAATATTATACAAAATGTTAGTCAAAGTATGGGTGAACATGAGAAAATACATTGGGGAGACCAGATATTAGCTAGTGGTTCatgaaataattgtgtgtgtgtgtgtacatgtaaaacatcatttttatttttgatgaatgtttatttttcatgcatatgtttgtgtatgacATGTATAAAATATGTTCATAGTGTGGAATATGACATTACCTCTTAGGACTTCAGTTCCTGATAGATTTAAGCCATTATTAAGTGATGGAAAGAAAAACTGGGACTTCtataagaacagtcagtgctgttaGTTAGCAAAATTTGTGTACATCCCCGAACTGTtctgatattattttaaatttttaattttgtatatatttttgtgcATAACATAAGTATGTACAGAAGAGGCATTCCTGCTGcccacagagacaagaaaaatgtgttggatcctctggaaataTAGTTACAAGTACTGGTGAGACACTATATGTTTGCTAGGagctaaactcaggtccttttcaAAATCACTAAAAGCGTTAAAAATGTGAGTTAGTTCTCTGTCTCCAAGCTGATGTTTATTGTTTCACATATTTGGGTGGAGGGCTATTCATTAAAACTCTATACCAGCAATGGGATCATATCACCCATATTCAAGTGGATCTTCTGCCCTTAGTTGAACCTTGCTGAAATACCCAAACAGTCATATGGACAATGAAGactaaaaaatacaaacaaatactGTCAAGTTGATACTCATACATATGATTTTTAACTACAATAACCAGTCTTCTAATAGAAGCCTATATTTTTAGGTTAAAGTGGTATCAGGTTCCCAACTCTAAAATGCATAATTAAACATGAGGAGATAAAATAATATGTGCCATAATAGATGAAATAAtcccaaaacagaaaccaacatatatatatatatatatatatatatatatatatatgtatatgtatatgtatatgtatatgtaacaatatatatatatatatattcacacacacacacacaaacatgtgtgcATACTTCACTCCCTTTACATATCTATTTATGTAAACCCCCAAATATTTTCACTCATGATATATTTTAGTCCCAAAGAAAACAGGATTCTATTATATTATCATGGAAATGGATGAGCATGGACCAGGGTGGTGATGTGGGGAAGGGTAACTAACACTATGAATCCTTGCAAAATTCATAAGGTAGGACTAAAAATCACTGTCTATGGGAGGGTTTCTTTGGAGTTATGCTATGCAGAATATTATGCCCATCTCTGAAGCCATAAAAAGCAATATATGAGAAGCGTCCATTGAGTTTTTGTCTGAATGTTTGGAGACCCCCAAAACAATATATACTATTCCCATTGCTCTTGGTTACAAACCACAAATTGATGCCAAGACCCACTTGCTGAGTACAACATACACTTtgaatatagaaaatgaaaaatcaagTTCACCAAGACCAAGATGATTCATTCTTGACATATATATTCCATACCACCTGAAATGCATTCAGGATATTGGTGGAAGGAAGTCAATAATAGTCTTACCATGCCGTGAACATTATGAACTACAAGAATGACTGTCTTATTAAGACACTTCCATTGATACATTGTTAACACAACATTTATTGTCCCCTTCAAATTTTTATATCTATAGAAATAGAATTGTGCAAGATGCAGAACTCATCAAAAAAGTTTCTGGGTATTGTGAATGTAGGTATCACACTGGCTAGATTGAAGAGAATGAGTTACTCTGTAATGGTCAGTCACACATGGGCTATCTACATCATTCCACTCTCTAATGGTTCAGGTAACATCACGGTAAATACAATGGGAAATTCCAAAGAACCAAATGTGATGGTGAATCAGATGAATTGAGTATCTTCTGGCTATGACAGGACCACTTCACTCAGGAACTTACAAAAGTTGTGGGTGCCTCcataagacacacacaaaatatttggCTAGTCAACATTAGAGTATGATGCAGGGTTTCATGGTAGCCCAGTCCTAACTGAGAAGCTATTGACAGTTCATGTCTTCTGGGCAGAGAGGGGAAGTGTTTCATAAGGGTATGATCCCTTAGAGATTATCCAAGCACTGGTGAATAATCTTACTtatctataaatatatgtataccaGAACTTGACATGGTGAGTTATAAAATTCAAATATACGAAAATGAGTGTATTTGGAAATGTGGACATAAATCTACAAGACTTATGAGGACTGGCAAAGGGGTGGAAAATGATCTTAATGTGTTGTACACATATgtaacttgaaatttttatcaacGTACTATATATTAAAGTATTCTATAACCATAATCTGCTCTTAAGTCTATGCAGAAAAACATGTATATTATAAACCAtttacaaggaatttcagagcAAATAACCCCAAATAAGGGGCTACACATTTAACTATCCATACAATTAGTTTATAAATGCGGCATGGTCTACAACATAGTTTATATATAGCATGTGACAACTATACAGTAAAAATCAATCTATCTTTTAGAAAATGTGGcttgaagaaaggaagagagagactatTCAACGCATCTTTTTCCTTCATGACTATCAACTTAGTTGTCCTTCAGAGTTTAAAGAAATCCTCAAGGATGTCTTGGCATTGGGGAAAGTTCTCAGTTCTTCCACATTTATCATTGCCATGCAACCAACTTCATGTTCTTAGCTTTGTTTCTTATTTCCATCTCTATCCTTCCTTGTGACTTTGTGAAATCACAGAGATGGTTTCTTCCCAATTACTCCTAATTGATTGATTACTTTTGTTCCTGTGAATCAGACATATTTGCACTGACAAATAATTGTTAGAaagtaattttaaagtttttcagTCTCTTATGTAGACAATGTTGTGGATACACATTTGAGTTGAAAAGCACTCCTGTCAGCAAATAACATTGCACAGAATCAGGCAATTTCAGAGACAGACAGGACCTGGTAGTGAATGAGGAGCATGACAGATGGAATATTATAGCATATCAGTCTTAAAATTGCCATTTATCTCCCATGAATTCTGATCCTGTGTTCTCATATATGACTCATTTCATAGTTATAAAAATTGTCCTGATTTCCACAGTTTTGGATCTCAAATGCTCCAGTGAACAAGGTTTAACAATTGCCAGTGGAATGAGACAAAGAACTGGAGGCACCCAGAAGGAGTCTGAAGCATAATATAAAAGACAGAGGGTGAACCAGGCTAATACATCTCCATAGAAAAAGGCTTACTTTTCCTTATGATGAAACATGGTAGTTGATAGACATTATGTGAAGATTGTGGTCTGACGAGAAATTACAATACTTTGACCAAACTGAGTAGATTCATGTTCTatcttcttttactttcttttctatttttttgtattttagttaAGAATTTCATGACTAACCCCAAGTCCAGTAAACTACTGCTATAAAGTACAGTCTAAGAGCAGAGGCAGTGTGCATGTTGTGGAGACCTACATAGTTGATGAACTGGTTTCAGTCAGGAATGAGTTCTGTTGAGGACTCAATAATAAACTTACAACCTACCCCCAATTAAAGCTACAGATGGCTAGGAATCTTAGAGATAGACAAATAATTATAAATGTTAGGAACAAAGCCCAGTCACACAACATTGTGAAGTAACAGTTGGAGAGGAATGGACCACTGATAAACTAATGAATGGAGATAAAGGATAGGAAAGCCTCAGCTACCTGAGAGTAAAAATTGCAGAGTGAGAATGTTTCAAGATATAAAGTCATAATTATAAAGACCATCTTAGGCTAGGACAACAAAATACCAGCAACTACATAATTCAAATAGAGATCATGAGAACTCCAGACAGAAAATAACAATTTTGCATTATTGATCTAGATGCTAATGTAGGAGCTTCCTCTTGAGTAGAAGCAACAACCAGAATCACAATGTATATAAACCAACGGTTCCAGGCATAAAGTTACAGCTATAGAGCCTGTgggcaaatgaaaagaaaaatagatggtagctagctagctagatgatagatagatagatagatagatagatagatagatagatagatagatagatagatagatgatagatagatagatgatagatagaagatagatagatagatagatagatagatagatagatagatagatagatagatagatagatagatagataggtgatagatagatctAATAACCAT
This Mus musculus strain C57BL/6J chromosome 7, GRCm38.p6 C57BL/6J DNA region includes the following protein-coding sequences:
- the Vmn1r74 gene encoding vomeronasal 1 receptor 74 codes for the protein MAFENIVLGIFLFFQIAMGIIGNSLILVYYVSLKLTGKYLMPKDLIIEHLTFANCLFIISKGIPQTLSNYGYKNFLDDFGCKLIIYAYRITRGMSLYAMCLLCCFQAITISPNYSRWMMFKHRATKYLGPSCSLCWLVQLFLNILAAARVSGPHYNKNTINRMHLGYCSSFASGNFATALYLFLLCFCDGLCLGLMAYSSVSMVSILYRHKKQVKHIHSAQHFLKVSPEDRATQTILILVCTFVLSYLYSSILIIFTTYSKYPMLWVVSIFTFLEICFPIFCPFVLISSMKSRSSILLPCFGKR